From a single Calothrix sp. NIES-2098 genomic region:
- a CDS encoding aromatic amino acid beta-eliminating lyase/threonine aldolase, whose amino-acid sequence MNVIYLDNNATTKVDEQVIQAMLPYLTEFYGNPSSMHSFGGQVGKAVREARAQVAALLGAEDSEIIFTSCGTEGNNAAIKAALAAQPDKRHIITTQVEHAAILNVCKLLEKQGYTVTYLSVDRKGQIDLMELEASLTGNTALVSTMYANNETGVVFPIEQIGLWAKDAGAIFHVDAVQAVGKIPLNLKTSSIDMLTLSGHKLHAPKGMGALYVRRGVRFRPLLIGGHQERGRRAGTENVPGIIGLGKAAELAQVHLKDVQREKALRDRLEKGLLSTINDTEVNGDITQRLPNTTSIGFKYIEGEAILLSLNQYGICASSGSACTSGSLEPSHVLRAMGLPYTTLHGSIRFSLSRYTTEAEIDRVLEVMPPIVERLRTISPFNNDQADWLQGREEALAH is encoded by the coding sequence ATGAATGTAATTTATTTAGATAATAATGCTACAACCAAGGTAGATGAACAAGTTATACAGGCAATGCTGCCCTACCTCACCGAGTTTTACGGTAATCCTTCTTCGATGCACAGCTTTGGCGGACAAGTAGGAAAAGCAGTCAGAGAAGCGAGAGCGCAAGTTGCAGCTTTGTTGGGTGCAGAAGATTCGGAAATTATCTTCACCAGTTGCGGTACTGAAGGCAATAATGCAGCTATCAAAGCCGCTTTAGCCGCCCAACCCGATAAGCGCCACATTATTACCACTCAAGTAGAACATGCAGCTATCCTCAATGTCTGCAAACTACTGGAAAAACAAGGTTACACAGTCACCTACCTCTCTGTAGACCGCAAGGGTCAAATTGACTTGATGGAACTAGAAGCCTCCTTAACTGGCAATACTGCTTTAGTTTCCACCATGTACGCCAACAATGAAACCGGTGTAGTCTTCCCCATCGAGCAGATTGGGTTGTGGGCAAAGGATGCAGGTGCTATCTTTCATGTAGATGCAGTGCAAGCTGTGGGTAAAATTCCCCTCAACCTCAAGACCAGCAGCATTGATATGCTCACCCTCTCCGGTCATAAACTCCATGCTCCCAAAGGTATGGGTGCGTTGTACGTCAGACGCGGTGTGAGGTTCCGTCCCCTGTTAATTGGCGGACATCAAGAACGGGGACGCAGAGCAGGTACAGAGAATGTTCCCGGTATTATTGGTTTAGGCAAAGCTGCGGAATTAGCTCAGGTACATTTAAAAGATGTGCAACGGGAAAAAGCATTACGCGATCGCCTAGAAAAAGGTTTACTATCTACAATTAATGATACCGAAGTTAACGGTGATATTACGCAAAGATTACCCAACACCACCAGCATCGGTTTCAAATATATCGAAGGCGAAGCGATTTTATTATCCCTCAACCAATACGGTATCTGTGCGTCTTCTGGTTCCGCTTGTACTTCTGGTTCTTTGGAACCCTCCCATGTTTTGCGGGCAATGGGATTACCATATACCACTTTACACGGTTCGATTCGCTTCAGTCTTTCACGTTACACCACTGAAGCCGAGATAGACCGAGTTTTAGAAGTAATGCCGCCAATTGTTGAACGTTTACGCACTATTTCTCCCTTTAATAACGACCAAGCCGACTGGCTGCAAGGAAGGGAAGAGGCTTTGGCTCACTAA